A genomic region of Phragmites australis chromosome 2, lpPhrAust1.1, whole genome shotgun sequence contains the following coding sequences:
- the LOC133909444 gene encoding EPIDERMAL PATTERNING FACTOR-like protein 9 isoform X2, with protein sequence MANGCSTATTSSLLLFFLLSGLLTGHALCNQGHHGRTSGYGQQHTHQELPEKHLVLQETVKGLNKDKLPKYTRRIGSTAPICTYNECRGCRLKCTAEQVPVDANDPMNSAYHYKCVCHR encoded by the exons ATGGCTAATGGTTGCTCCACAGCTACTACAAGCTCCctgctcctcttcttccttctctctggCCTGCTTACCGGTCATGCTCTCTGCAACCAAGGTCACCATGGCAGAACATCAG GTTACGGACAGCAACATACACACCAGGAATTACCTGAAAAACATTTAGTTCTGCAGGAGACTGTGAAG GGTCTAAACAAGGACAAACTGCCCAAGTATACAAGGAGAATCGGCTCAACTGCTCCAATATGCACATACAACGAGTGCAGGGGATGTCGACTCAAGTGCACTGCTGAGCAAGTCCCAGTGGATGCAAATGACCCCATGAACAGTGCTTACCATTACAAGTGTGTTTGCCACAGGTGA
- the LOC133909444 gene encoding EPIDERMAL PATTERNING FACTOR-like protein 9 isoform X1: MANGCSTATTSSLLLFFLLSGLLTGHALCNQGHHGRTSGAGYGQQHTHQELPEKHLVLQETVKGLNKDKLPKYTRRIGSTAPICTYNECRGCRLKCTAEQVPVDANDPMNSAYHYKCVCHR; this comes from the exons ATGGCTAATGGTTGCTCCACAGCTACTACAAGCTCCctgctcctcttcttccttctctctggCCTGCTTACCGGTCATGCTCTCTGCAACCAAGGTCACCATGGCAGAACATCAG GTGCAGGTTACGGACAGCAACATACACACCAGGAATTACCTGAAAAACATTTAGTTCTGCAGGAGACTGTGAAG GGTCTAAACAAGGACAAACTGCCCAAGTATACAAGGAGAATCGGCTCAACTGCTCCAATATGCACATACAACGAGTGCAGGGGATGTCGACTCAAGTGCACTGCTGAGCAAGTCCCAGTGGATGCAAATGACCCCATGAACAGTGCTTACCATTACAAGTGTGTTTGCCACAGGTGA